In the genome of Thermoanaerobacterium sp. PSU-2, one region contains:
- a CDS encoding BMP family ABC transporter substrate-binding protein, whose protein sequence is MKKLRAVLSLMLAFVLTLSLLSGCSSATKQQQSSQSNNTTQNAKNKDFKVGLVTDVGGINDHSFNQLAYQGLEKAKSELGVTANFIQSKQQTDYITNLTQFAQQKYNLVIAVGFLMKDAVEQVSKEFPDTKFLIIDSDITDRPNVASATFKTEQCGYLVGVMAGLMEKEKNSKLNDQNVVGVVGGMQIPPVDSYIAGFQQGVKAVNPDTKVLVSYTGNFNDPASGKQMALTQISQGADIVFHVAGQTGDGVINAAKEKNVYAIGVDADQNYMAPDTVMTSALKKVDVATFETIKNALNNNFKSGLVYFDLANDGVGYAKPIKDVPQSIIDKVNEYANKIKDGTIKVSDQVQK, encoded by the coding sequence ATGAAAAAATTACGTGCAGTTCTTTCATTAATGCTGGCATTTGTTTTGACGTTATCACTTTTATCGGGATGTTCTTCAGCTACAAAACAACAACAGTCATCACAGTCAAACAATACGACTCAAAATGCGAAGAACAAAGACTTTAAAGTAGGTCTTGTAACAGACGTTGGCGGTATAAATGACCATAGCTTCAACCAGTTGGCATATCAAGGTCTTGAAAAAGCTAAAAGTGAGCTTGGTGTTACAGCTAACTTTATTCAATCAAAGCAACAGACAGATTACATTACAAACCTTACACAGTTCGCTCAGCAAAAGTACAACTTAGTAATAGCTGTAGGCTTCCTTATGAAAGATGCAGTTGAACAAGTATCAAAAGAATTTCCTGATACGAAGTTCTTGATCATCGATTCAGACATTACTGACAGGCCAAATGTTGCATCTGCTACATTTAAGACAGAGCAGTGCGGATACTTAGTAGGTGTGATGGCAGGTCTTATGGAAAAAGAAAAGAATTCAAAGCTTAATGATCAAAACGTTGTTGGCGTTGTAGGAGGAATGCAGATTCCACCTGTTGACAGCTACATTGCAGGTTTCCAACAAGGCGTAAAAGCTGTAAATCCTGATACAAAGGTACTTGTAAGCTACACAGGAAACTTCAATGATCCAGCATCAGGAAAGCAAATGGCTTTGACACAAATAAGCCAAGGAGCAGATATAGTATTCCATGTTGCAGGACAAACTGGCGATGGCGTTATAAATGCTGCTAAAGAAAAAAATGTATACGCAATAGGCGTTGACGCAGACCAAAATTACATGGCTCCTGATACAGTTATGACATCAGCACTTAAAAAAGTTGATGTTGCAACATTTGAGACTATAAAGAATGCTCTTAATAACAACTTCAAGAGTGGTCTCGTGTACTTCGACTTGGCAAATGATGGCGTTGGCTACGCTAAGCCGATAAAAGATGTTCCACAATCTATAATTGATAAAGTTAATGAATATGCTAATAAGATAAAAGACGGTACGATAAAAGTTTCAGATCAAGTACAGAAATAA